A portion of the Tamandua tetradactyla isolate mTamTet1 chromosome 16, mTamTet1.pri, whole genome shotgun sequence genome contains these proteins:
- the N4BP1 gene encoding NEDD4-binding protein 1, whose protein sequence is MAARAVLDEFTAPAEKAALLELSRGRIEGLFGVDLAVLGALGAEEPLPARIWLQLRGAQEAVHSAKEYIKGICEPELEERECYPKAMHCIFVGAQSLFLKSLIQDTCADLCILDIGLLGIRGSAEAVVMARSHIQQFVKLFENNENLPSSQKESEVKREFKQFVEAHADNYTMDLLILPTSLKKELLTLTQSEENLFETGDDDVLEIRDSKQTEFTQDPATGLNISRDEIVLQEDARNKAGTPVSELTKQMDTIFSSSPDVLFPINGLTPDEEALSKERICNKRRFSDSEERHTKKQFSLENVQEGELLPNGKTSAGSIIIDLSHSSIDSENLGPDLKDTTEEMEYNILVNFFKTMGYSQEIVEKVIREFGPSTEPLLLLEEIEKENKRFQEDREFLPATMYPETNKTKNKGICNSIKELTMDSTPKKTQPHSQQNVVEKISQLPFRVESKPCTSNCKINTFRTLPVEQKQEIWSSNQNYICNNLETDGLLTSVAPSSPKEVVSFVSRGATRHQPRIPVFPENGLQEKPSLPNNMKSACESHSRCCSSPQSKSNCPPLSPPMPPSQLLPSVADARLAGPSDHLDCSVTGVQRFRDTLKVPYKLELKNEPGRTDLKHIVIDGSNVAITHGLKKFFSCRGIAIAVEYFWKLGNRNITVFVPQWRTRRDPNVTEQHFLTQLQELGILSLTPARMVFGERIASHDDRFLLHLADKTGGIIVTNDNFREFVTESVSWREIITKRLLQYTFVGDIFMVPDDPLGRSGPRLEEFLQKEAFPRDMQPLLNALPNVGVFDPSFRVPGAQAPSCSHQPPARIQGAPPSHWLAQQPHFPLLPSLPSIQQNMPMPAQRSSAETNELREALLKIFPDSEQRLKIDQILVAHPFMKDLNALSAMVLD, encoded by the exons GAGTACATTAAAGGAATCTGTGAACCCGAACTAGAAGAAAGAGAATGCTACCCCAAGGCCATGCACTGCATTTTTGTTGGGGCACAAAGCCTGTTTCTGAAGAGCTTGATTCAAGATACCTGTGCTGACCTCTGCATTTTGGACATTGGCCTTCTTGGCATTAGAGGGAGTGCTGAGGCTGTGGTCATGGCTAGGAGTCACATTCAGCAATTTGTAAAGCTCTTTGAGAACAATGAGAACCTACCCAGCAGTCAAAAAGAATCAGAggtgaaaagggaatttaaacaATTTGTTGAAGCCCATGCAGACAATTATACAATGGACTTGTTGATTTTGCCCACTTCCTTGAAAAAAGAACTGTTGACACTCACACAAAGTGAGGAAAATCTGTTTGAAACAGGAGATGATGATGTTCTTGAAATTAGAGATTCTAAACAAACAGAGTTTACACAGGATCCTGCTACAGGACTGAATATTTCCAGAGATGAAATTGTTTTGCAGGAAGATGCAAGAAATAAAGCAGGGACTCCTGTTTCTGAGCTTACAAAACAAATGGATACAATTTTTTCTAGTTCCCCAGATGTACTTTTTCCGATAAATGGCCTAACCCCAGATGAAGAGGCTCTTTCCAAAGAGAGAATTTGTAACAAAAGAAGATTTTCTGATTCTGAAGAAAGACATACCAAGAAGCAGTTTTCTCTGGAAAATGTTCAAGAGGGGGAGCTTTTACCTAATGGTAAAACATCAGCCGGAAGCATAATCATTGACCTGTCACATTCTTCTATTGATTCTGAAAATTTAGGTCCAGATTTAAAAGACACTACTGAGGAAATGGAATACAACATCCTTGTAAACTTTTTTAAAACCATGGGCTATTCCCAAGAAATTGTAGAAAAGGTCATTAGGGAGTTTGGGCCATCTACTGAACCATTATTGCTCTTAgaggaaattgaaaaagaaaataaaaggtttcAGGAAGACAGAGAATTTTTACCTGCTACTATGTATCCAGagaccaacaaaaccaaaaataaaggcATTTGTAACAGCATAAAGGAGCTAACTATGGATTCCACTCCAAAGAAAACACAACCTCACTCACAGCAAAATGTGGTAGAAAAAATTTCTCAGCTACCATTCAGAGTAGAATCAAAACCATGTACCTCAAATTGCAAAATTAATACCTTCAGAACATTGCCAGTAGAACAGAAACAAGAAATCTGGAGTTCAAACCAGAACTACATTTGTAACAATCTTGAAACTGATGGCCTTTTAACCTCTGTTGCCCCTTCAAGCCCCAAAGAAGTTGTCAGTTTTGTTTCAAGGGGAGCTACAAGACACCAGCCTAGAATTCCAGTTTTTCCTGAAAATGGTTTGCAGGAAAAACCCTCGCTTCCAAATAATATGAAGTCTGCCTGTGAAAGCCATTCAAGATGTTGTAGCTCTCCTCAGTCTAAGTCAAATTGTCCACCCCTTTCTCCGCCGATGCCACCATCCCAGCTGCTACCTTCAGTTGCTGATGCACGGTTGGCAGGACCATCTGATCATCTTGATTGCTCAGTTACGGGGGTTCAGAGATTTCGTGATACTCTAAAAGTACCCTACaagctagaattaaaaaatgaaccaGGGAGAACGGATTTGAAACACATTGTTATTGATGGGAGCAATGTTGCAATTAC CCATGGTCTGAAAAAGTTCTTTTCTTGTCGTGGAATTGCAATTGCAGTTGAATATTTTTGGAAGCTTGGCAACAGAAACATCACTGTATTTGTCCCACAGTGGAGAACCAGGCGTGATCCTAATGTCACAG AACAACACTTCTTAACCCAGCTCCAGGAGCTCGGAATATTATCTTTAACTCCTGCACGGATGGTCTTTGGAGAAAGAATTGCTTCTCATGATGACAG GTTTCTTCTACACTTAGCAGACAAAACTGGTGgcataattgtaacaaatgataacttcagagaatttgtgactgagTCAGTCTCTTGGAGAGAAATTATTACGAAAAg ACTACTTCAGTACACGTTTGTGGGGGACATATTTATGGTTCCTGATGATCCTCTGGGAAGAAGTGGACCTCGATTAGAAGAATTTCTCCAGAAGGAAGCCTTCCCTAG AGATATGCAGCCCCTGCTTAATGCCCTGCCAAATGTGGGAGTGTTTGACCCCAGCTTCAGAGTCCCTGGAGCCCAGGCACCCAGCTGCAGCCACCAGCCTCCAGCCCGGATTCAGGGAGCCCCTCCAAGCCATTGGCTTGCTCAGCAGCCCCACTTCCCACTCCTACCAAGCCTTCCCAGTATCCAGCAGAACATGCCCATGCCAGCACAGAGATCTTCTGCAGAAACCAATGAGCTGAGAGAAGCCCTTCTGAAAATCTTCCCTGACTCAGAGCAAAGACTGAAAATTGATCAGATCTTGGTGGCACACCCATTCATGAAGGACCTGAACGCACTCTCTGCCATGGTGTTGGACTGA